A stretch of the Phaeodactylum tricornutum CCAP 1055/1 chromosome 15, whole genome shotgun sequence genome encodes the following:
- a CDS encoding predicted protein: MKTDKEFVNALEDHIRYRGAMDKLISDRAQAEISKKVTDITRAYHIDQWQSEPHHQHQNFAERRIATIEANTNNVLNKTGAPNSTWLLCVTYICYVFNHLAHESLDNRTPLEILNGSTPDISVLLQFSFWEPVYYRIEDATFPSDGTEKRGRFVGIADSVGDALTYKILTEDTNRILFRSSV, encoded by the coding sequence ATGAAAACCGACAAAGAATTTGTCAACGCCCTAGAGGATCATATCCGCTACCGTGGGGCCATGGATAAGCTCATCAGCGACCGTGCCCAAGCTGAGATCAGTAAAAAGGTTACTGACATTACACGGGCTTACCACATTGACCAGTGGCAAAGCGAACCACATCATCAACACCAGAACTTCGCTGAACGACGCATCGCTACCATTGAGGCCAATACGAACAACGTTCTCAATAAAACGGGCGCGCCCAATTCTACCTGGTTACTCTGTGTTACTTACATATGCTATGTATTTAACCATCTTGCGCACGAATCTCTAGATAATAGAACTCCGTTGGAAATTCTCAACGGATCGacccctgatatcagtgttctcctCCAGTTCTCTTTCTGGGAACCTGTTTATTATAGGATCGAAGATGCCACCTTCCCGTCCGATGGTACCGAAAAACGTGGTCGtttcgtcggcatcgcagATTCTGTAGGTGACGCTCTCACCTATAAGATCCTTACCGAAGACACCAACCGCATCCTATTCCGTTCTAGTGTGTGA